The Gasterosteus aculeatus chromosome 17, fGasAcu3.hap1.1, whole genome shotgun sequence genome includes a window with the following:
- the yod1 gene encoding ubiquitin thioesterase OTU1 isoform X1, translating to MVPSCLTLSVRKGRMLRLRCKTKNGSHIMQGLTHQSCVQELKSKVEELTGIPCDVQKIMVGYPPSSLDLQNGDAHLKDYPIKSGDTLIVEEEKNKPKPPQDPPAVTKPPLLDASPTLARRVVPADNSCLFTSVYYVVEGGVYDPACAPEMRGLIAQIVSSDPAAYSEAVLGKTNEDYCAWIRRDDTWGGAIEVSIMSKFYQCEICVVDTQTVRVDRFGEDAGYHKRVLLIYDGIHYDPLQRETPGSDAPPLTIFATADDVILAQALELADEARRKRQFTDVNRFALRCMVCQTGLVGQKEAREHAKETGHTNFGEV from the exons ATGGTACCCTCATGTTTAACGTTATCTGTCCGGAAAG GTAGGATGTTGCGGCTTCGCTGTAAGACCAAAAATGGCAGCCACATAATGCAGGGCTTGACTCATCAGTCCTGCGTGCAAGAGCTGAAGAGCAAGGTGGAGGAGCTCACCGGCATCCCCTGTGACGTGCAGAAGATCATGGTTGGTTAccccccctccagcctcgaCCTTCAAAATGGAGACGCTCACCTCAAGGACTACCCCATCAAATCAG GAGACACGCTCATAGtcgaggaagaaaaaaacaagccaaAGCCACCTCAGGACCCCCCTGCCGTGACAAAACCCCCCCTCTTGGACGCCTCGCCCACGCTGGCGCGCCGCGTGGTCCCGGCCGACAACTCCTGCCTCTTCACCAGCGTGTACTACGTGGTGGAAGGCGGCGTGTACGACCCCGCCTGCGCCCCAGAGATGCGGGGGCTCATCGCCCAGATCGTGTCCAGTGACCCGGCGGCGTACTCCGAGGCCGTGCTGGGGAAGACCAACGAGGACTACTGCGCCTGGATACGGCGGGACGACACCTGGGGCGGAGCCATCGAGGTGTCCATCATGTCCAAGTTCTACCAGTGCGAGATCTGCGTGGTGGACACTCAGACGGTGCGGGTGGACCGGTTCGGCGAGGACGCCGGCTACCACAAGCGCGTGCTGCTCATCTACGACGGCATCCACTACGACCCGCTGCAGCGGGAGACGCCCGGCTCGGACGCGCCGCCGCTGACCATCTTTGCCACAGCGGACGACGTGATCCTGGCGCAGGCCCTCGAGCTGGCGGACGAGGCCCGCCGCAAGCGGCAGTTCACGGACGTCAACCGCTTCGCGCTGCGCTGCATGGTGTGCCAGACGGGCCTGGTGGGACAGAAGGAAGCCCGCGAGCACGCCAAGGAGACGGGCCACACCAACTTTGGCGAAGTGTGA
- the yod1 gene encoding ubiquitin thioesterase OTU1 isoform X2 has translation MLRLRCKTKNGSHIMQGLTHQSCVQELKSKVEELTGIPCDVQKIMVGYPPSSLDLQNGDAHLKDYPIKSGDTLIVEEEKNKPKPPQDPPAVTKPPLLDASPTLARRVVPADNSCLFTSVYYVVEGGVYDPACAPEMRGLIAQIVSSDPAAYSEAVLGKTNEDYCAWIRRDDTWGGAIEVSIMSKFYQCEICVVDTQTVRVDRFGEDAGYHKRVLLIYDGIHYDPLQRETPGSDAPPLTIFATADDVILAQALELADEARRKRQFTDVNRFALRCMVCQTGLVGQKEAREHAKETGHTNFGEV, from the exons ATGTTGCGGCTTCGCTGTAAGACCAAAAATGGCAGCCACATAATGCAGGGCTTGACTCATCAGTCCTGCGTGCAAGAGCTGAAGAGCAAGGTGGAGGAGCTCACCGGCATCCCCTGTGACGTGCAGAAGATCATGGTTGGTTAccccccctccagcctcgaCCTTCAAAATGGAGACGCTCACCTCAAGGACTACCCCATCAAATCAG GAGACACGCTCATAGtcgaggaagaaaaaaacaagccaaAGCCACCTCAGGACCCCCCTGCCGTGACAAAACCCCCCCTCTTGGACGCCTCGCCCACGCTGGCGCGCCGCGTGGTCCCGGCCGACAACTCCTGCCTCTTCACCAGCGTGTACTACGTGGTGGAAGGCGGCGTGTACGACCCCGCCTGCGCCCCAGAGATGCGGGGGCTCATCGCCCAGATCGTGTCCAGTGACCCGGCGGCGTACTCCGAGGCCGTGCTGGGGAAGACCAACGAGGACTACTGCGCCTGGATACGGCGGGACGACACCTGGGGCGGAGCCATCGAGGTGTCCATCATGTCCAAGTTCTACCAGTGCGAGATCTGCGTGGTGGACACTCAGACGGTGCGGGTGGACCGGTTCGGCGAGGACGCCGGCTACCACAAGCGCGTGCTGCTCATCTACGACGGCATCCACTACGACCCGCTGCAGCGGGAGACGCCCGGCTCGGACGCGCCGCCGCTGACCATCTTTGCCACAGCGGACGACGTGATCCTGGCGCAGGCCCTCGAGCTGGCGGACGAGGCCCGCCGCAAGCGGCAGTTCACGGACGTCAACCGCTTCGCGCTGCGCTGCATGGTGTGCCAGACGGGCCTGGTGGGACAGAAGGAAGCCCGCGAGCACGCCAAGGAGACGGGCCACACCAACTTTGGCGAAGTGTGA